In Candidatus Omnitrophota bacterium, a single window of DNA contains:
- a CDS encoding carboxymuconolactone decarboxylase family protein → MSEKKPWYMKDTELGKAFNHFYLACKEKSVLDDRTRELLMAALACVFRCPHCTEEHIKKALEVGCTKQQVREALLIASVEAAGTQLAWRKEVYEKYLG, encoded by the coding sequence ATGAGCGAAAAAAAGCCCTGGTACATGAAAGACACCGAGCTCGGCAAAGCTTTCAATCATTTTTACCTTGCCTGCAAGGAAAAGAGCGTGCTCGACGATAGAACAAGGGAACTGCTGATGGCCGCGCTTGCCTGTGTGTTCCGCTGCCCGCACTGTACCGAGGAACACATCAAAAAAGCGCTGGAAGTGGGATGCACCAAACAGCAGGTAAGAGAAGCACTTCTCATCGCCAGCGTCGAGGCCGCGGGTACGCAACTTGCCTGGAGGAAAGAAGTTTACGAGAAATATCTTGGATAA
- a CDS encoding 2-hydroxyacid dehydrogenase — protein MKDEKILFFDTKPYDRQFFGEANREYGFQLKYLNNRLNEDTADLARGYRIISIFVNDMVSEAVADKLSELGVKLVALRSAGYNNVDLDAVYDRIHVVRVPEYSPYAIAEHAVALMMTLNRKIHRAYFRVRDNNFAINGLMGFDMHGKTAGVIGTGRIGKTLLEILKGFGMNLLAYDPKPDEEEASGMGFKYVDLETLYAKSDIISLHCPLTRETEYIINQESIGAMKDGVMIINTGRGKLIDTKALIENLKTGKIAYAGLDVYEEESEFFYEDLSSSFISDDVLARLMTFHNVVITSHQGFFTKEALANIAETTLSNVREFIEGGYLKNEICYRCDRDKCVKAEGEKCF, from the coding sequence TTGAAAGACGAGAAGATCCTTTTTTTCGACACCAAACCCTATGACAGGCAGTTCTTCGGGGAGGCTAACCGGGAATACGGTTTCCAGCTTAAATACCTGAATAACCGCCTCAACGAGGATACCGCCGATCTTGCCAGGGGCTACCGCATTATAAGCATCTTTGTTAATGACATGGTAAGCGAAGCGGTGGCGGATAAGCTGTCGGAACTTGGGGTTAAACTCGTCGCGCTGCGTTCGGCAGGATACAACAACGTTGACCTCGACGCGGTGTATGACAGGATACATGTCGTGAGGGTTCCCGAATACTCGCCGTACGCCATCGCCGAGCATGCCGTTGCGCTTATGATGACCCTTAACAGAAAGATACACAGGGCCTATTTCCGGGTACGGGACAACAATTTTGCGATAAACGGCCTGATGGGGTTCGACATGCACGGGAAGACCGCGGGAGTGATAGGTACCGGAAGGATAGGAAAAACCCTCTTGGAGATACTCAAGGGTTTTGGGATGAATCTGCTGGCTTACGACCCCAAGCCGGATGAAGAGGAAGCTTCCGGCATGGGTTTTAAATATGTCGATCTGGAGACGCTCTACGCCAAATCCGATATCATCTCGTTACACTGCCCGCTTACCAGGGAGACAGAATATATCATAAACCAGGAAAGTATCGGCGCCATGAAAGACGGTGTCATGATCATCAATACCGGAAGAGGGAAGCTGATAGATACCAAGGCGCTTATCGAGAACCTGAAGACGGGAAAAATAGCTTACGCCGGTCTTGACGTCTACGAGGAGGAAAGCGAATTTTTCTACGAGGACCTTTCTTCATCTTTCATAAGCGATGATGTGCTCGCCAGGCTCATGACTTTCCATAACGTGGTCATAACTTCGCACCAGGGTTTTTTCACGAAAGAAGCACTCGCCAATATAGCGGAGACCACCCTTTCCAATGTAAGGGAGTTTATTGAGGGAGGGTATCTGAAGAACGAGATATGTTACAGATGTGACAGGGACAAGTGCGTTAAAGCTGAGGGAGAGAAATGTTTTTAA
- a CDS encoding class I fructose-bisphosphate aldolase, whose translation MKKDDIIRILGEKEWEYLIKHECKTFPREKLHLPGPDFIDRVFSISDRPEKVISNLKRVFAHGRLKGTGYLSILPVDQGIEHSAGASFAPNPIYFDPENIVRLAIEGGCNAVASTLGVLGMVSRKYADKMPFIVKLNHNELLSCPNTYDQRFFASVEQAYDMGASAVGATIYFGSAESRRQIEEVSAAFEKAHRLGMFTVLWCYLRNSAFNKDGTDYHTSADLTGQANHLGATIQADIVKQKAPTNNGGYRAIGFGKTSDLVYDELTTDHPIDLTRYQVANCYMGRIGLINSGGASGENDLQKVVRTAVVNKRAGGSGLISGRKAFQKTMDEGIRILNSIQDVYLSEEILPA comes from the coding sequence ATGAAGAAAGATGATATTATCAGGATCCTGGGGGAGAAGGAGTGGGAGTATCTAATAAAGCACGAATGTAAAACCTTCCCCAGAGAGAAATTGCACCTTCCCGGCCCCGATTTCATTGACAGGGTATTTTCCATATCCGACCGCCCCGAGAAGGTGATAAGCAACCTTAAGAGGGTCTTCGCCCACGGCAGGCTCAAAGGGACCGGATATCTTTCGATACTTCCGGTGGATCAGGGTATAGAGCATTCGGCGGGCGCTTCCTTCGCCCCCAACCCGATATATTTCGACCCGGAGAACATAGTCAGGCTGGCCATCGAGGGCGGCTGTAACGCGGTAGCCTCAACTCTGGGCGTTCTGGGCATGGTAAGCAGGAAATACGCCGACAAAATGCCCTTTATAGTGAAGCTCAACCATAACGAGCTTTTGTCTTGCCCGAACACTTATGACCAGAGATTTTTCGCTTCGGTGGAACAGGCGTACGACATGGGTGCCTCAGCGGTCGGCGCGACGATATATTTCGGTTCAGCCGAGTCCCGCAGGCAGATCGAAGAGGTTTCGGCCGCCTTTGAAAAAGCCCATCGCCTGGGAATGTTCACGGTACTCTGGTGCTATCTCAGGAATTCGGCTTTCAATAAGGACGGGACCGATTACCACACATCAGCGGACCTGACAGGGCAGGCGAACCACCTGGGAGCGACCATACAGGCGGATATAGTCAAACAAAAAGCCCCGACGAATAACGGCGGCTACAGGGCGATAGGTTTCGGGAAGACAAGCGACCTTGTTTACGATGAACTTACCACCGATCATCCGATAGACCTTACCCGGTACCAGGTGGCCAACTGCTACATGGGGAGGATAGGGCTTATAAATTCCGGGGGCGCAAGCGGCGAGAACGATCTCCAGAAAGTGGTCCGGACCGCCGTTGTAAATAAAAGGGCCGGCGGAAGCGGCCTGATATCCGGCAGAAAAGCCTTCCAGAAGACGATGGACGAGGGGATACGGATACTTAACAGCATACAGGACGTCTACCTTTCGGAGGAGATACTGCCGGCGTAG
- a CDS encoding trehalose-6-phosphate synthase yields MATKESLVKDIKNALAGRKLIIASNREPYVHEKRGGGIECSKTVSGLSIALDPVMRAVGGTWIAWGAGDADRRTVDENNIVKVPPGSEEYSLKRLWYTDEERDDFYYGYSNQALWPLCHIAYEKPLFLKKHWAAYKKINKRFADAVIEESRGEDVVIWIQDYHLCLLPLYVKKELPNAVIAMMWHIPWPNAEVFRVCPQKHQILSGMLACDILGFHIYYHCLNFIQTVELHMEAKISHEESSISYKGHKTLVKNFPISVDFEGMSEDAETEKVSGAMESILNGIKAGSSILAVSVDRIDYTKGILERFSAIDRFFQLEPGYIGKIVFYQLGALSRAKIPSYKRLIEESKRRADELNEKYGREDWKPVVLNYEGLNYAQHLALYRCADLCIVSSLHDGMNLVAKEYVASRTDESGVLVLSRFTGSAREFAKGAVLFNPYDFDAAAKAIKKAVQMTQEEKEKRMKYMRSAINNRNIYRWAEKFITRLSRV; encoded by the coding sequence ATGGCTACCAAGGAATCTCTTGTAAAAGATATAAAGAACGCACTTGCCGGCAGGAAGCTCATAATAGCCTCCAACCGGGAGCCATACGTACATGAGAAGCGCGGCGGCGGGATTGAGTGTTCCAAGACGGTGAGCGGTCTCTCCATTGCGCTTGATCCGGTCATGCGCGCGGTTGGCGGCACCTGGATAGCTTGGGGGGCCGGCGACGCCGACAGGCGGACGGTAGATGAGAATAATATAGTCAAAGTTCCTCCTGGAAGCGAGGAATACAGCCTGAAGAGGCTCTGGTACACCGATGAGGAACGGGATGATTTCTATTACGGATATTCCAACCAGGCGCTATGGCCCCTCTGCCATATCGCATACGAAAAGCCGCTTTTTCTGAAGAAGCACTGGGCCGCTTACAAGAAAATAAACAAAAGGTTCGCCGATGCGGTGATCGAAGAATCCCGGGGCGAGGACGTTGTCATCTGGATCCAGGATTATCACCTTTGCCTTTTGCCTTTATACGTTAAGAAAGAGCTGCCTAATGCGGTGATTGCCATGATGTGGCATATACCCTGGCCCAACGCGGAAGTATTCAGGGTCTGCCCGCAGAAGCACCAGATACTCTCGGGAATGCTGGCCTGCGATATACTGGGCTTCCATATATATTATCACTGCCTTAACTTCATCCAGACCGTGGAACTGCACATGGAGGCCAAGATTAGCCACGAGGAGAGCAGCATAAGCTACAAGGGGCACAAGACCCTGGTCAAGAACTTCCCCATCAGCGTCGATTTCGAGGGTATGTCCGAAGACGCCGAAACCGAAAAGGTATCAGGTGCCATGGAGAGCATCCTTAACGGAATAAAGGCCGGATCCTCCATTCTTGCCGTTAGCGTGGACAGGATAGATTATACCAAGGGCATCCTCGAGAGGTTCAGCGCGATAGACAGGTTCTTTCAGCTCGAACCGGGCTACATCGGAAAGATCGTTTTTTACCAGCTGGGAGCTCTTTCGCGCGCCAAAATACCTTCCTACAAAAGGCTTATCGAAGAGAGTAAACGCAGGGCGGATGAACTCAACGAAAAATACGGCAGGGAGGATTGGAAGCCTGTGGTGCTTAATTATGAAGGCCTTAACTATGCCCAGCATCTTGCGCTCTACCGTTGCGCGGACCTGTGCATTGTATCATCCCTGCATGACGGCATGAACCTTGTAGCCAAGGAGTATGTCGCTTCCAGGACGGACGAGAGCGGGGTGCTCGTGCTCAGCCGCTTTACCGGCTCTGCCAGGGAATTCGCCAAGGGAGCGGTGCTTTTCAACCCTTATGATTTCGATGCTGCCGCAAAGGCGATAAAAAAGGCCGTTCAGATGACGCAGGAGGAAAAAGAGAAGCGGATGAAATACATGAGAAGCGCCATAAACAACCGGAACATATACAGGTGGGCGGAGAAGTTCATCACAAGATTAAGCAGAGTATAG
- a CDS encoding helix-turn-helix domain-containing protein: MAYTIFIIDDDKAFCEEFSDAFYEYNVIKAFNAQDALDELRKPNEIDLIILDERLPNNKKGTLILEQLRKIMPSTPIVILTGFSSKETAIRALRAHADEYLEKPMDIPRTKQLIEDLLHESDKKNAREGSDIKSKIARVKIFIEKNFDKIVTLEDAAGRVGLSPKYLSRAFKEETGTNFNEYYLKCKFKKAEELLNQTSYTIEQIADKLGYKNPESFIRIYKKHWGSTPTQNRTSPKKKKKQRKPRAKKTSKKR; encoded by the coding sequence TTGGCCTATACCATATTCATCATAGATGACGATAAGGCTTTCTGTGAAGAGTTCAGTGACGCCTTCTATGAATACAACGTGATAAAAGCCTTTAACGCACAGGACGCTCTGGACGAGTTGCGTAAACCCAACGAGATCGATCTAATAATCCTCGATGAGCGTCTTCCCAACAACAAAAAGGGCACCCTTATCCTGGAGCAGCTAAGGAAAATAATGCCCTCAACCCCCATTGTTATCCTCACTGGTTTCAGCAGTAAGGAGACCGCGATAAGAGCCCTTCGCGCGCATGCGGACGAATACCTCGAAAAACCCATGGACATCCCCAGAACCAAACAGCTTATCGAAGATCTCCTCCATGAGTCGGATAAGAAAAATGCCCGCGAAGGCTCCGACATAAAAAGCAAGATTGCCCGCGTTAAGATCTTCATCGAGAAGAACTTCGACAAAATTGTCACTCTTGAGGACGCCGCGGGTCGTGTGGGGCTAAGCCCCAAATACTTAAGCCGGGCCTTCAAGGAAGAGACCGGAACCAATTTCAACGAGTATTACCTGAAATGCAAGTTCAAAAAAGCCGAGGAACTTCTGAACCAGACCAGTTATACCATAGAGCAGATCGCCGACAAACTAGGATACAAGAACCCCGAATCCTTCATAAGGATCTATAAAAAGCACTGGGGATCCACCCCTACCCAGAACAGGACTTCTCCCAAGAAAAAGAAGAAACAGCGAAAACCCCGCGCGAAGAAAACCTCCAAAAAACGCTGA